In Klebsiella aerogenes, the DNA window GCGCGGTGATCTCCATGGGCGTGTACATCGGCCAGAGCACCAAAATCTACGATCGTGAAACCGGCGAAGTCCATTACGGCCGTGTTCCGGCGGGCTCGGTGGTCGTTTCCGGCAACCTGCCATCGAAAGATGGCACATACAGCCTGTACTGTGCGGTGATCGTGAAGAAAGTCGACGCGAAGACCCGCGGTAAGGTTGGCATCAACGAACTGCTGCGTACCATCGACTAAGCAGAACAAAAAGCGGGAGATACCCCGCTTTTTTTATATCTGACGCTGGCGAAAATGGATTTTTTCGTTAATTATTCAATGGTTATGATGATATCAAAGGTACCGTTATGTACGATAATCTGAAAAGTCTTGGCATTACCAATCCTGATGAAATCGATCGCTATAGCCTGCGCCAGGAAGCTAACAACGACATCCTGAAAATCTATTTCCAGAAAGATAAAGGCGAGTTCTTCGCCAAGAGCGTGAAATTTAAATATCCGCGTCAGCGTAAAACCGTGGTCGCCGACGGCGTCGGCCAGGGATACAAAGAAGTGCAGGAGATAAGCCCAAATCTGCGCTATGTGATCGACGAACTGGATCAACTCTGCCAGCGCGATCGCACGGAAATCGATCTGAAACGTAAGATCCTTGACGACTTACGCCATCTGGAAAGCGTCGTCACCAATAAGATCAGCGAAATCGAAGCCGATCTGGAAAAACTGACGCGCAAATAGCCACAGGTGAATAGATTTCTGAGCCGGGTAAGGCGAAGCCGCCGCCCGGCTTTTTTGTGCCTGTGCTACGCTACCTTTGCTCATCCAGCTGTAGCGCAATATACAGCAGCAGGCGATCGTCAAAACTGCCCAAATCCAGCCCAGTCAGCTCCGAAATTCGATTGAGTCGATACTCCAGCGTATTGCGATGAATAAACAGCGCCTTTGAGGTCGCCAACGGCTGTACGTTGTGACGAAACCACGCCTGCAGAGTACGGCGCAACAGGCCGTTGTTATCCATCGCCTTCAGCCGCGTCAGCGGGCGCGCCAGCTCATTGGCCTGCCAGCCGCCGCGTAGGCTATCCAGCAGCACCGGCAGCATCAAATCCTGATAAAAATAGCTGCGACTCTCCGGCATTCGTTGCTTACCGACCATCATCGTTGTCCGCGCGGTACGATAAGAGCGTGCAATGCTGCCGGGGCCGGTGAAGAAATTCCCCAGCGCAACGCGGAACTGCAACTGACCATTTTCCTTCATCCGGGCGATCAGCTGCTCGACACGCTTACTATGATCGTCGGCATCCCAGCGGCCAAAAGCATTTAGCGCCGGCTTCAGCACCACCATCTCAGTCAACGAGACGATAGCCACCAGATTATTACGATCCGGCGTCGTCAGCGCCGTTTGCAACTGCTGCAGCTCGGCCATCGCACTATCGACGCCAAGCTGGCCACTATCCACTTCAATCATCGCCACCACGCGCGGTTGATTGAGGTCGATGCCCAGACGCTGCGCCCACTCGGTCAGCGCCGGGGTATTCTCTTCCGCCTGAATCAGATTCATCACCAGTTCTTCGCGCAGGCGGCTATCCTGGGCGAGCAGATACATCAGTCGCGACTGTTCGAGCATCATCTCCGCGGTCATGCAGACCAGTTCGCCGTATTTACGCAGCGATTCAGGTTCGCCAGTTAAACCGATCACGCCGACGATTTCACCTTCCAGACGCAGCGGCAGATTGATCCCCTGGCGAACCCCGTGCAGATGGCGGGCTACCGCATCGTCGATATCAACAACGCGCCCCTGCGACAGCACCAGCAGCGCACCTTCGTGCAATTCACCAATGCGCTCACGATCGCCGCTGCCGATAATGCGTCCACGGGCATCCATTACGTTAATATTGGTATCGATAATGCGCATCGTGCGCGCCACGATATCCTGCGCCATTTTGGTATCAAGATGCCAGCCAGCCATGTAAACCTCCCGTGAGCAGGGCATCAGCATAGAAGAGTTGAGACGACGCTGCATTGTGCATATGCACAAAGCACGACAGAGAAGTATGGAGTTGTGGCGGTAATCACAGAACCGGGAACAGAATAAAAAAAGCCCCTTCCCCGGTCAGGGAAGGGGCGGTTACGCTTTTACCGATTACTGCATCAGCAGATAGATAGAGGTATCACCACGCTGAATATTCAGCGCCAGTACTGACGGTTTCGCATCGAAGATTTTGCGCAGGTCAGCAATATTTTTCACCGGCTGCTGGTTAGCGCCGACAATGATATCGCCTTTCTTCAGACCAATCTGCGCAGCCGGGGTGCCCGCTTTCACGTTGCTCACCACCACGCCTTTATCCTGGCCTTTGTTGCTCATTTCCGCGCCTTCAATACCGTTGAAGATGCTGCTGGAGTCAACCTGGTTCTGGTTGCTCTGCTGCAGTTCAACGGTGGCATTCACCGGTTTGCCATCACGCAGCAGACCCAGCTCGACTTTGCTGCCGATAGGCATCGTGCCGACCTGCGCACGCAGCGCCGCAAAGCTGCTGATCGGCTTGCCGTTCAGCGTAGTGATCACGTCACCA includes these proteins:
- a CDS encoding DUF3461 family protein; the encoded protein is MYDNLKSLGITNPDEIDRYSLRQEANNDILKIYFQKDKGEFFAKSVKFKYPRQRKTVVADGVGQGYKEVQEISPNLRYVIDELDQLCQRDRTEIDLKRKILDDLRHLESVVTNKISEIEADLEKLTRK
- a CDS encoding CdaR family transcriptional regulator, producing MAGWHLDTKMAQDIVARTMRIIDTNINVMDARGRIIGSGDRERIGELHEGALLVLSQGRVVDIDDAVARHLHGVRQGINLPLRLEGEIVGVIGLTGEPESLRKYGELVCMTAEMMLEQSRLMYLLAQDSRLREELVMNLIQAEENTPALTEWAQRLGIDLNQPRVVAMIEVDSGQLGVDSAMAELQQLQTALTTPDRNNLVAIVSLTEMVVLKPALNAFGRWDADDHSKRVEQLIARMKENGQLQFRVALGNFFTGPGSIARSYRTARTTMMVGKQRMPESRSYFYQDLMLPVLLDSLRGGWQANELARPLTRLKAMDNNGLLRRTLQAWFRHNVQPLATSKALFIHRNTLEYRLNRISELTGLDLGSFDDRLLLYIALQLDEQR